In Streptantibioticus cattleyicolor NRRL 8057 = DSM 46488, a genomic segment contains:
- the pruA gene encoding L-glutamate gamma-semialdehyde dehydrogenase, producing the protein MDAVTQVPAPVNEPVHSYAPGSPERARLEAKLKELSENPVDLPMTIGGVKRMGGGEPFDVVQPHNHRSVLGTFRHATTDDAKDAVEAALAAAPAWRAMSFDDRAAIILRAAELLAGPWRETVAAATMLGQSKTVQQAEIDTPCELVDFWRFNVHYARQILAEQPPANSPGVWNRLDHRPLEGFVYAITPFNFSAIAGNLPTAPALMGNVVVWKPSPTQTFAAVKLMELLEEAGLPKGVINLVTGDGVAVSEVALNHPELAGIHFTGSTRTFQYLWKTVAANIETYRSYPRLVGETGGKDFVVAHPSADPAVLKTALTRGAFEYQGQKCSATSRAYIPRSIWENGFKEEFAAEVDAIAMGDVTDLDNFIGAVIDERAFAKNKAAIDRAKADPTCEIVAGGTYDDTVGYFVRPTVLTCSDPDSEFFRDEYFGPVLAVHVYEDDDYEEMLRQMESVSAYALTGSVIARDRAAAAHTMEVLRFAAGNFYINDKSTGAVVGQQPFGGGRASGTNDKAGAAQNLTRWTSTRAIKESLVPPTDYRYPHMG; encoded by the coding sequence ATGGACGCCGTGACCCAGGTACCCGCCCCGGTCAACGAGCCGGTGCACTCCTACGCCCCGGGGAGCCCGGAGCGGGCCCGGCTGGAGGCCAAGCTCAAGGAGCTGAGCGAGAACCCCGTCGACCTGCCGATGACCATCGGCGGCGTCAAGCGGATGGGCGGCGGCGAGCCGTTCGACGTCGTACAGCCGCACAACCACCGCTCGGTGCTGGGCACCTTCCGCCACGCCACCACCGACGACGCCAAGGACGCGGTCGAGGCCGCGCTGGCCGCCGCCCCCGCGTGGCGCGCGATGTCCTTCGACGACCGGGCCGCGATCATCCTGCGCGCCGCCGAGCTGCTGGCCGGCCCGTGGCGGGAGACGGTGGCCGCCGCCACCATGCTGGGCCAGTCCAAGACCGTCCAGCAGGCCGAGATCGACACCCCCTGCGAGCTGGTCGACTTCTGGCGCTTCAACGTCCACTACGCCCGGCAGATCCTCGCCGAGCAGCCGCCGGCCAACTCGCCCGGCGTGTGGAACCGCCTCGACCACCGGCCGCTGGAGGGGTTCGTCTACGCGATCACGCCCTTCAACTTCTCCGCGATCGCCGGCAACCTGCCGACCGCGCCCGCGCTGATGGGCAACGTCGTGGTGTGGAAGCCCTCGCCGACCCAGACCTTCGCCGCCGTCAAGCTGATGGAGCTGCTGGAGGAGGCCGGGCTGCCCAAGGGCGTGATCAACCTGGTCACCGGGGACGGCGTCGCCGTCTCCGAGGTGGCGCTCAACCACCCGGAGCTGGCCGGCATCCACTTCACCGGCTCCACCAGGACCTTCCAGTACCTGTGGAAGACGGTCGCCGCCAACATCGAGACCTACCGCTCCTACCCGCGGCTGGTCGGCGAGACCGGCGGCAAGGACTTCGTGGTCGCCCACCCCTCCGCCGACCCGGCGGTGCTCAAGACCGCGCTGACCCGCGGTGCCTTCGAGTACCAGGGCCAGAAGTGCTCGGCCACCTCCCGCGCCTACATCCCGCGCTCCATCTGGGAGAACGGCTTCAAGGAGGAGTTCGCCGCCGAGGTCGACGCCATCGCCATGGGTGACGTCACCGACCTGGACAACTTCATCGGCGCCGTCATCGACGAGCGGGCCTTCGCCAAGAACAAGGCGGCGATCGACCGCGCCAAGGCCGACCCCACCTGCGAGATCGTGGCCGGCGGCACCTACGACGACACCGTGGGCTACTTCGTCCGCCCGACCGTCCTCACCTGCTCCGACCCGGACAGCGAGTTCTTCCGCGACGAGTACTTCGGCCCGGTGCTCGCCGTCCACGTCTACGAGGACGACGACTACGAGGAGATGCTGCGCCAGATGGAGTCCGTCTCGGCGTACGCGCTCACCGGCTCGGTGATCGCCCGCGACCGGGCCGCCGCCGCGCACACCATGGAGGTGCTGCGGTTCGCCGCCGGCAACTTCTACATCAACGACAAGTCCACCGGTGCCGTGGTCGGCCAGCAGCCGTTCGGCGGCGGCCGGGCCTCCGGCACCAACGACAAGGCCGGTGCCGCCCAGAACCTGACGCGCTGGACCTCCACCCGCGCCATCAAGGAATCCCTGGTCCCGCCGACCGACTACCGCTACCCGCACATGGGCTGA
- a CDS encoding 3-isopropylmalate dehydrogenase has protein sequence MSRSIDLAVIPGDGIGQEVVAEGLKVLRAVLDEDVKLETTEYDFGARRYHATGDTLTDADLAALKGHDAILLGAIGDPSVPSGVLERGFLLKLRFAFDHYVNLRPGKLFPNVASPLAGSPRIDFVVVREGTEGPYTGNGGSLRTGTPHEVATEVSVNTAYGIERVVRDAYARAQARPRKKLTLVHKNNVLVHAGHLWKSVFDRVGREFPEVTTDYLHVDAATIFFVTQPERFDVIVTDNLFGDILTDLAAAVTGGIGLAASGNINPAGEFPSMFEPVHGSAPDIAGQGKADPTATVLSVALLLDHLGHREQAARVEEAVAADLAGRTGEPRTTAEIGDALAARVSG, from the coding sequence ATGTCTCGCAGCATCGACCTCGCAGTGATCCCCGGCGACGGAATCGGCCAGGAAGTCGTGGCGGAAGGGCTCAAGGTCCTCCGCGCGGTACTCGACGAGGACGTGAAGCTGGAGACCACCGAGTACGACTTCGGCGCCCGCCGCTACCACGCCACCGGTGACACCCTCACCGACGCCGACCTCGCAGCCCTCAAGGGCCACGACGCCATCCTGCTCGGCGCCATCGGCGACCCGTCGGTGCCCTCCGGCGTCCTGGAGCGCGGGTTCCTGCTCAAGCTGCGGTTCGCCTTCGACCACTACGTCAACCTGCGCCCCGGCAAGCTCTTCCCCAACGTGGCCTCCCCGCTGGCCGGTTCCCCGCGGATCGACTTCGTGGTGGTCCGCGAGGGCACCGAGGGCCCCTACACCGGCAACGGCGGCTCGCTGCGCACCGGCACCCCGCACGAGGTGGCCACCGAGGTGAGCGTCAACACCGCGTACGGCATCGAGCGCGTGGTGCGCGACGCCTACGCCCGGGCCCAGGCGCGCCCCCGCAAGAAGCTCACCCTGGTGCACAAGAACAACGTGCTGGTCCACGCCGGCCACCTGTGGAAGTCGGTCTTCGACCGGGTCGGCCGCGAGTTCCCCGAGGTGACCACCGACTACCTGCACGTCGACGCGGCCACCATCTTCTTCGTCACCCAGCCCGAGCGCTTCGACGTGATCGTCACCGACAACCTCTTCGGTGACATCCTCACCGACCTGGCCGCCGCCGTCACCGGTGGCATCGGCCTGGCCGCGAGCGGCAACATCAACCCGGCCGGCGAGTTCCCCTCCATGTTCGAGCCGGTGCACGGCTCGGCGCCGGACATCGCCGGCCAGGGCAAGGCCGACCCGACCGCCACCGTGCTGTCGGTGGCGCTCCTGCTGGACCACCTCGGCCACCGCGAGCAGGCGGCGCGCGTCGAGGAGGCGGTCGCCGCCGACCTGGCCGGCCGCACCGGCGAGCCGCGCACCACCGCCGAGATCGGCGACGCGCTGGCCGCCCGAGTATCCGGCTGA
- a CDS encoding branched-chain amino acid aminotransferase, which produces MTTPRIELKPTTQPLSDAERAKILANPGFGRHFTDHMVTVKWTEGRGWHDAELVPYAPLALDPANMTLHYAQAIFEGLKAYRQPDGSVATFRPEANAERFQASARRLAMPELRAELFVAACDALVNQDKAWVPSEGEQSLYLRPFMFATEVGLGVRPANAYLFIVIASPAGAYFPGGVKPVSVWLSEEYVRAAPGGTGAAKCAGNYAASLVAQAQAAEHGCDQVVWLDAIERRWIEEMGGMNLYFVYGGRDGAKARIVTPELSGSLLPGITRRSLLTIAEDLGYEVSEGRISVDDWKNGNADGTLTEVFACGTAAVITPVGSVKSTRADWTVGDGEPGAVTMELRKALLDIQTGAAPDTHGWMHKLA; this is translated from the coding sequence ATGACGACGCCCAGGATCGAGCTCAAGCCCACCACCCAGCCCCTGTCCGACGCCGAGCGGGCGAAGATCCTCGCCAACCCCGGCTTCGGCCGCCACTTCACCGACCACATGGTCACCGTCAAGTGGACCGAGGGGCGCGGCTGGCACGACGCGGAGCTGGTCCCGTACGCGCCGCTGGCCCTCGACCCGGCCAACATGACGCTCCACTACGCCCAGGCGATCTTCGAAGGTCTCAAGGCGTACCGGCAGCCGGACGGCAGCGTGGCCACCTTCCGCCCGGAGGCCAACGCCGAGCGGTTCCAGGCGTCGGCGCGCCGGCTGGCCATGCCGGAGCTGCGCGCCGAGCTGTTCGTCGCCGCCTGCGACGCGCTGGTCAACCAGGACAAGGCGTGGGTGCCCAGCGAGGGTGAACAGTCGCTCTACCTGCGGCCGTTCATGTTCGCCACCGAGGTCGGCCTCGGGGTGCGGCCGGCCAACGCGTACCTCTTCATCGTCATCGCCTCCCCGGCCGGCGCCTACTTCCCCGGTGGCGTCAAGCCGGTCTCGGTCTGGCTGTCGGAGGAGTACGTGCGGGCCGCGCCCGGCGGCACCGGCGCCGCCAAGTGCGCGGGCAACTACGCCGCTTCGCTGGTCGCCCAGGCCCAGGCCGCCGAGCACGGCTGCGACCAGGTGGTCTGGCTGGACGCCATCGAGCGCCGCTGGATCGAGGAGATGGGCGGCATGAACCTGTACTTCGTGTACGGGGGCCGGGACGGCGCCAAGGCGCGCATCGTCACCCCGGAGCTGTCCGGCTCGCTGCTGCCCGGCATCACCCGGCGCTCGCTGCTGACCATCGCCGAGGACCTGGGCTACGAGGTGTCCGAGGGCCGGATCTCGGTGGACGACTGGAAGAACGGCAACGCCGACGGCACGCTGACCGAGGTCTTCGCCTGCGGCACCGCCGCCGTCATCACCCCGGTCGGCTCGGTCAAGTCCACCCGCGCCGACTGGACGGTGGGCGACGGGGAGCCGGGCGCGGTCACCATGGAGCTGCGCAAGGCGCTGCTGGACATCCAGACCGGCGCCGCCCCCGACACGCACGGCTGGATGCACAAGCTCGCCTGA
- a CDS encoding cytosine permease translates to MEIEQRGVDTVPEAERTSGPRDVVAILLGSNLALGVIVFGWLPVSFGLGWWGSLTSLAAGTVVGVVLVAPLALVSLRSATNLSTSSGAHFGVRGRLLGSLIGLLLSLGYTALTLWVGGDAVVGCLHRMLGLPAGAATYAVVYAVLAATTATSAVFGYRMLLRLSNILAVGLTVLLLAGVLAYAGAFHTSPAHGSHYLLGGFRPTWLLSAVSAGLSGPMAFITLLGDYTRYVSPTRHRPRAVFLGTCFGLVVGLLVPQLFGTFTALAVDAAGPDYAGPLVAACPAWYLVLLLVNASAGSVGNAGLMLYSMGLDLDAILPKATRTQATYVVAAVSTVLVFLGHFAWAAQDAMTSFVLVLTAVGTPWAVITLLGFARVRGRYDPESLQVYNRRTVGGIYWYTAGWNLQATVAWAAGSAVGLMAVDTPLYSGPLLRYTGGIDVSFLIAAAVTAGCYLALDARRPHPLPRETEEDAAVTGQGPAVTV, encoded by the coding sequence ATGGAGATCGAACAGCGGGGAGTCGACACCGTCCCCGAAGCGGAGCGCACCAGCGGTCCACGTGACGTGGTGGCCATCCTGCTGGGCTCCAACCTCGCGCTGGGGGTGATCGTCTTCGGCTGGCTGCCGGTCTCCTTCGGGCTGGGCTGGTGGGGGTCGCTGACCTCACTGGCGGCGGGCACCGTGGTCGGCGTGGTGCTGGTGGCGCCGCTGGCGCTGGTCTCGCTGCGGTCGGCGACCAACCTGTCGACCTCCAGCGGCGCCCACTTCGGGGTGCGCGGCCGGCTGCTGGGGTCCCTGATCGGGCTGCTGCTGTCGCTGGGGTACACCGCGCTGACGCTGTGGGTCGGCGGTGACGCGGTGGTCGGCTGCCTCCACCGGATGCTGGGGCTGCCCGCCGGCGCCGCCACCTACGCGGTGGTCTACGCGGTGCTGGCCGCCACCACCGCCACCTCGGCGGTCTTCGGCTACCGGATGCTGCTGCGGCTGAGCAACATCCTCGCGGTCGGGCTGACGGTGCTGCTGCTGGCCGGTGTCCTCGCCTACGCCGGGGCGTTCCACACCTCACCGGCGCACGGCTCGCACTACCTGCTGGGCGGCTTCCGGCCCACCTGGCTGCTCTCCGCGGTCTCCGCCGGGCTCAGCGGCCCGATGGCCTTCATCACGCTGCTCGGCGACTACACCCGCTACGTCTCCCCCACCCGGCACCGCCCGCGCGCGGTCTTCCTCGGCACCTGTTTCGGCCTGGTCGTCGGGCTGCTGGTGCCGCAGCTGTTCGGCACCTTCACGGCGCTCGCGGTGGACGCGGCCGGCCCGGACTACGCCGGCCCGCTGGTGGCCGCCTGCCCCGCCTGGTACCTGGTGCTGCTGCTGGTCAACGCCTCGGCCGGCTCGGTGGGCAACGCCGGCCTGATGCTCTACAGCATGGGGCTCGACCTGGACGCCATCCTGCCGAAGGCCACCCGTACCCAGGCCACCTACGTGGTCGCCGCGGTCTCCACCGTGCTGGTCTTCCTCGGCCACTTCGCCTGGGCCGCGCAGGACGCCATGACCTCGTTCGTCCTCGTCCTCACCGCGGTGGGCACCCCGTGGGCGGTGATCACGCTGCTCGGCTTCGCCCGGGTGCGGGGGCGGTACGACCCCGAGTCGCTCCAGGTCTACAACCGCCGTACGGTGGGCGGCATCTACTGGTACACGGCCGGGTGGAACCTCCAGGCCACCGTGGCGTGGGCGGCCGGCAGCGCGGTCGGGCTGATGGCGGTGGACACCCCGCTCTACAGCGGCCCGCTGCTGAGGTACACCGGCGGCATCGACGTCAGCTTCCTGATCGCCGCAGCGGTGACCGCCGGGTGCTACCTGGCGCTCGACGCGCGACGGCCGCATCCGCTCCCGCGCGAGACGGAAGAGGACGCGGCCGTGACCGGCCAGGGGCCGGCGGTAACGGTCTGA
- the ureA gene encoding urease subunit gamma, whose product MRLTPTERDRLLLFGAAQLARTRLARGLKLNVPEATALIADTVCEAARDGARLADAIEAGRRALRPDDVLPGVADVVGDVMVEAVFADGSRLAVVTDPIAGGSLGERAPGAVLPGPADPAPEPAVTVTVRNTASVPVSVTSHFHFFEANPRLHFDRRAAYGMRLAVPAGSSVRFGPGEEHPVGLVPIGGDRIAIGFAGLVDGPLDAPGAREEALRRAAACGYLGAEEDR is encoded by the coding sequence GTGCGGCTGACCCCCACCGAACGCGACCGCCTGTTGCTGTTCGGCGCCGCGCAGCTCGCGCGGACCCGGCTGGCCCGCGGGCTCAAGCTCAACGTCCCCGAGGCCACCGCGCTCATCGCCGACACCGTCTGCGAGGCCGCCCGGGACGGCGCCCGGCTCGCCGACGCCATCGAGGCCGGCCGCCGCGCCCTGCGCCCCGACGACGTGCTGCCCGGGGTGGCCGACGTGGTCGGCGACGTGATGGTCGAGGCCGTCTTCGCCGACGGCTCCCGGCTCGCCGTGGTCACCGACCCCATCGCCGGCGGCTCCCTGGGCGAGCGGGCCCCCGGCGCCGTCCTGCCCGGCCCGGCCGACCCGGCGCCCGAGCCGGCCGTCACCGTCACCGTCCGCAACACCGCGAGCGTGCCGGTGAGCGTCACCTCGCACTTCCACTTCTTCGAGGCCAACCCCCGGCTCCACTTCGACCGGCGGGCCGCCTACGGCATGCGGCTCGCCGTACCGGCCGGCTCCTCGGTGCGCTTCGGACCCGGCGAGGAACACCCGGTCGGCCTGGTGCCGATCGGCGGCGACCGGATCGCCATCGGCTTCGCCGGACTCGTCGACGGACCGCTGGACGCCCCCGGCGCCCGCGAGGAAGCACTGCGCCGCGCCGCTGCCTGCGGCTACCTGGGAGCGGAGGAGGACCGATGA
- a CDS encoding urease subunit alpha, translated as MSRTTGSSHLNRHTDTRTTVDPHEYAATYGPRAGDRIRLGDTGLVIRVESDAQRPGDEFLAGFGKTARDGLHLKAAAVRDTCDVVISNVVVIDAAQGVRKVSIGIREGRIHAIGRAGNPDTLDGVDVVVGTGTTIVSGEGMIATAGAVDTHVHLLSPRVMEASLASGVTTVIGQEFGPVWGVGVNSPWALRHAVNAFDAWPVNIGFLARGSSSDPAPLVEALAEGGACGFKVHEDMGAHARALDTALRVAEDHDVQVALHSDGLNECLTVEDTLRVLDGRTIHAFHIEGCGGGHVPNVLKMAGVGNVIGSSTNPTLPFGRDAVAEHYGMIVSVHGLKPDLPGDAAMARDRIRAGTMGAEDVLHDLGAIGITSSDAQGMGRAGETVARTFAMAAKMKAETGPLPGDGPADDNGRVLRYIAKLTINPAIAHGLAHEIGSIETGKLADIVLWHPRYFGAKPQLVLKAGFPAYGVTGDPNAATDTCEPLVLGPQFGAYGATAADLSVVFTASAAAEAAGDRMPTRRRRVAVRGTRGIGPADLVLNSRTGSVDVDPRSGLVTLDGEPLRSDPAEQVALSRLYFL; from the coding sequence ATGAGCCGCACCACCGGCAGCTCGCACCTGAACCGGCACACCGACACCCGTACCACCGTCGACCCGCACGAGTACGCCGCCACCTACGGGCCCCGGGCCGGCGACCGGATCCGGCTCGGCGACACTGGGCTGGTGATCCGCGTCGAATCCGACGCCCAGCGGCCCGGCGACGAATTCCTCGCCGGCTTCGGCAAGACCGCCCGCGACGGACTCCACCTCAAGGCCGCCGCCGTCCGCGACACCTGCGACGTGGTCATCAGCAACGTCGTCGTCATCGACGCCGCCCAGGGCGTCCGCAAGGTCTCCATCGGCATCCGCGAGGGCCGCATCCACGCCATCGGCCGGGCCGGCAACCCCGACACCCTCGACGGGGTGGACGTGGTGGTGGGCACCGGCACCACCATCGTCTCCGGCGAGGGCATGATCGCCACCGCCGGCGCCGTGGACACCCACGTCCACCTGCTCTCGCCACGCGTCATGGAGGCGTCGCTGGCCTCCGGGGTGACCACCGTCATCGGCCAGGAGTTCGGCCCGGTGTGGGGCGTGGGCGTCAACTCCCCGTGGGCGCTGCGCCACGCGGTGAACGCCTTCGACGCCTGGCCGGTCAACATCGGCTTCCTGGCCCGCGGTTCGTCCTCCGACCCCGCCCCGCTGGTGGAGGCGCTGGCCGAGGGGGGCGCCTGCGGCTTCAAGGTCCACGAGGACATGGGCGCCCACGCCCGCGCCCTGGACACCGCGCTGCGGGTGGCCGAGGACCACGACGTCCAGGTCGCCCTCCACTCCGACGGCCTCAACGAGTGCCTGACCGTCGAGGACACCCTGCGCGTGCTGGACGGGCGCACCATCCACGCCTTCCACATCGAGGGCTGCGGCGGCGGCCACGTCCCCAACGTGCTCAAGATGGCCGGGGTCGGCAACGTCATCGGCTCCTCGACCAACCCCACGCTCCCCTTCGGCCGGGACGCGGTCGCCGAGCACTACGGCATGATCGTCTCCGTCCACGGCCTCAAGCCCGACCTGCCCGGCGACGCCGCCATGGCCCGCGACCGCATCCGGGCCGGCACCATGGGCGCCGAGGACGTCCTGCACGACCTCGGGGCGATCGGCATCACCTCCTCCGACGCCCAGGGCATGGGGCGGGCCGGGGAGACGGTGGCCCGCACCTTCGCCATGGCCGCCAAGATGAAGGCCGAGACCGGACCGCTCCCCGGCGACGGCCCCGCCGACGACAACGGCCGCGTCCTGCGCTACATCGCCAAGCTCACCATCAACCCGGCCATCGCCCACGGCCTCGCCCACGAGATCGGCTCCATCGAGACCGGCAAGCTCGCCGACATCGTGCTGTGGCACCCGCGCTACTTCGGCGCCAAACCGCAGCTGGTGCTCAAGGCCGGCTTCCCCGCCTACGGCGTCACCGGCGACCCCAACGCCGCCACCGACACCTGCGAACCCCTCGTGCTGGGACCGCAGTTCGGGGCCTACGGCGCCACCGCCGCCGACCTGTCGGTGGTCTTCACCGCCTCCGCCGCGGCCGAGGCGGCCGGTGACCGGATGCCCACCAGGCGCCGCCGGGTCGCGGTCCGCGGCACCCGCGGCATCGGCCCCGCCGACCTGGTGCTCAACTCCCGCACCGGCAGCGTCGACGTCGACCCCCGCAGCGGCCTGGTCACCCTCGACGGGGAACCGCTCCGCTCCGACCCGGCCGAACAGGTCGCCCTGTCCCGGCTGTACTTCCTGTGA
- a CDS encoding agmatine deiminase family protein encodes MTAPPAADGFRMPPEWAPHARTWMAWPSPNVTFDTEQDLAGSRSAWAAVARAVARFEPVTMIARPEDADAARAALGPGIEVVARPLDDAWMRDIGPTFLTGGGRLAAADWTFNGWGAQDWASWEHDAAIGAEVAALAGATRYASRLVNEGGGIHVDGEGTVLLTETVQLDPGRNPGWTRDQVEEELHGFLGTSKAVWLPRGLTADYGRFGTRGHVDIVAAFARPGLVVVHSQQDPAHPDHEVSRETAALLRATTDARGRTLEVVELPAPTVTEADGEPVDYSYVNHYLCNGGVVLCGFDDPADERNAEIFAKLFPEREVVVVDARTVFAHGGGIHCITQQQPAV; translated from the coding sequence ATGACCGCACCGCCCGCCGCCGACGGCTTCCGCATGCCCCCCGAGTGGGCCCCGCACGCCCGCACCTGGATGGCCTGGCCGTCGCCGAACGTCACCTTCGACACCGAGCAGGACCTGGCCGGATCCCGCTCGGCCTGGGCCGCGGTGGCACGGGCGGTCGCCCGCTTCGAACCGGTCACCATGATCGCCCGCCCCGAGGACGCCGACGCCGCCCGCGCCGCGCTCGGCCCCGGGATCGAGGTGGTCGCCCGGCCGCTGGACGACGCCTGGATGCGCGACATCGGCCCCACCTTCCTCACCGGCGGCGGCCGGCTCGCCGCCGCCGACTGGACGTTCAACGGCTGGGGCGCCCAGGACTGGGCGAGCTGGGAGCACGACGCGGCGATCGGCGCCGAGGTCGCCGCCCTGGCCGGCGCCACCCGCTACGCCTCCCGGCTGGTCAACGAGGGCGGCGGCATCCACGTCGACGGCGAGGGCACCGTGCTGCTCACCGAGACCGTCCAGCTCGACCCGGGCCGCAACCCCGGCTGGACCCGCGACCAGGTCGAGGAGGAACTCCACGGCTTCCTCGGCACCAGCAAGGCCGTCTGGCTGCCACGCGGCCTGACCGCCGACTACGGCCGCTTCGGCACCCGCGGCCACGTCGACATCGTCGCCGCCTTCGCCCGCCCCGGCCTCGTCGTCGTCCACAGCCAGCAGGACCCGGCCCACCCCGACCACGAGGTCTCCCGGGAGACCGCCGCCCTGCTGCGCGCCACCACCGACGCCCGCGGCCGGACCCTGGAGGTCGTCGAGCTGCCCGCGCCCACCGTCACCGAGGCCGACGGGGAACCGGTGGACTACTCTTACGTCAACCACTACCTGTGCAACGGTGGCGTCGTGCTGTGCGGTTTCGACGACCCCGCGGACGAACGCAACGCGGAGATCTTCGCCAAGCTGTTCCCCGAGCGCGAGGTGGTCGTGGTCGACGCCCGCACGGTCTTCGCGCACGGCGGCGGCATCCACTGCATAACGCAGCAGCAGCCCGCGGTGTGA
- a CDS encoding TetR/AcrR family transcriptional regulator, translating into MPGPARTRRRLKQPREQVMAAAMTAIAERGLAELTIAGLGREVGMSSGHVMYYFGSKDELLLRTLEWSEAQLGAERRAALSRPVPARQRLDAFVDLYLPDGHRDPRWVLWSEVWNRSQPGEDALRRQLELELAWHRDLVALTAEGISRGEFRAVDPERFAVRTRALLDGFGTHLVVGLPGTDRAEVLGHVAEFLAEALLIPGGTDATPAS; encoded by the coding sequence GTGCCCGGACCGGCCCGGACCCGGCGGCGGCTCAAGCAGCCCCGGGAACAGGTGATGGCCGCCGCCATGACGGCCATCGCCGAGCGCGGCCTGGCCGAACTGACCATCGCCGGGCTCGGCCGCGAGGTCGGCATGAGCAGCGGCCACGTCATGTACTACTTCGGCAGCAAGGACGAGCTGCTGCTGCGCACCCTGGAGTGGAGCGAGGCGCAGCTCGGCGCGGAACGCCGGGCCGCCCTCTCCCGCCCGGTGCCCGCCCGGCAGCGGCTCGACGCCTTCGTCGACCTGTACCTGCCCGACGGCCACCGCGACCCGCGCTGGGTGCTGTGGTCGGAGGTGTGGAACCGCTCCCAGCCCGGCGAGGACGCGCTGCGGCGCCAGCTCGAACTGGAGCTGGCCTGGCACCGCGACCTGGTGGCGCTGACCGCCGAGGGGATCTCCCGCGGCGAGTTCCGAGCCGTGGACCCCGAGCGGTTCGCGGTACGCACCCGGGCGCTGCTGGACGGCTTCGGCACCCACCTGGTCGTCGGGCTCCCCGGCACCGACCGGGCCGAAGTCCTCGGTCACGTCGCCGAGTTCCTCGCCGAGGCGCTGCTCATCCCCGGCGGAACGGACGCCACGCCCGCATCGTGA